The genomic region CCTTTGTGCCAAACTACAGCCTGGATCTTGACTTAAACCACTTGAGCAGACAAGTGGGGATTTCTGTGATTTGATTTGGTTTTCAGATGTTTCTGTCCGATTTCGGTGGTTTTTCAGAGAATGTACTAATGGAAGAACAATATCTTCTCCGTTCTTTAGCCTCAAAGCGGTTGATTTTCTGTGATAAGATCTTTTGTGGGGCCAATATTTATATTCACTGCTGTATTATTGGAGTTGAAAATCTGCATTGTCAGTTTGACTCCTGCATAGGTAAATGACAAATGGCGATTTCTTGGAGTTGAAAACTTGTGATTTTCACTTTGTTTAGAGCCCCACTTGGCTCTGTATAGATTCCCTTCGTGGCAACTTCTGGGCAGATTCACTGCTATGGCTCTGTATACATTTGGATTTTCTCTGATTTGATTTGGTTTTCTCATGTTTACTGTCCAATATCCTAGTTCTTTCAGTGAATGTATTGTGGAAAGAACAAAATTGTTGTGTTCTTTAGCGTCAAAGTGGTTGATTTGCAGTGTGAAAGATTACTTCAGGGATTTACTAATTTACTTACCCATGTCCTCATCGTTTGCAGTGTTGCAGCTGGGCTACAACCAGTTGACAGGCAGCATACCGCCCCAGCTCGGCAACCTGAACAAGCTTGCTGTCCTTGCACTGCAGTCTAACCAGCTGACCGGAGCCATTCCCGCAACCCTCGGCGACTTGACTCAGCTGACTCGGGCCGATCTGAGCTTCAACAACCTATTTGGCTCGATCCCTTCAAAGATCGCAGATGTTCCGTCGCTCGAGGTCTTCGATGTTCGCAATAACACTCTGTCAGGGAGTGTCCCTGCTGGTAACAAACCAGGCTCTTGCTCAACCTTTTTGTAGGTCAATTTTTAACCTTCATAATTGTATTAACTATTGTGATTTGGTTTTGGATGCTAGGTTTGAAGAGACTGAGTGGAGGGTTCCAGTATGTGAATAACAAGGGGCTTTGTGGAGCTGAGTTCATTTCTCTTGATCTTTGTACCTCTACAGAGGATGGGCTGAGGCCCAGCAAGCCTGAGCCGTTTGGCCCGGATGGCACTGTCAAGACAGGGCAAGTACCCCAGTCGGTGGATCCGCACACGACGAAATCTGCAAAGGCCTCTGCAGGTGTTCTTATAGTTGGTGTTCTTGCTGTGGTCATCGGTGCCGCATTCTGTGGGATATTTGCATTCTCGTATTATCGCCGGCAGAAGCAAAAGATTGGCAGCTCACTCGAGGTTTCTGATAGCAGGCTCAGCACTGACCATTTCCAGCAGAAGGAAGCCTGCCGAAGGAGTGCTTCTCCTCTGATCAGTGTGGAGTACTCAAATGGATGGGACACCATGTCAGGTGGAGGCTGCGGATCATCCGGTGAGGTTGGCGATAGCTTCAGGTTCAACCTTGAGGAGGTCGAGTGTGCGACTCAGTACTTTTCTGAGGTTAACTTACTAGGCAAGAGCGGCTTTGCTGCGACATTCAAGGGGATACTGAGGGATGGGTCTGTTGTCGCGGTTAAGAGCCTCAATAAGACAAGTTGCAAGCAAGAGGAGTCGGATTTCCTGAGAGGCTTGAAGACGCTCACCATGCTGCGACATGAGAACCTTGTCGGCCTGAGGGGCTTCTGCTGCTCCAGGGGGAGGGGGGAGTGCTTTCTTGTGTATGACTTCATGGTTAATGGGTGTTTGTCGCATTATCTCGATGTTAAGGATGGTTCTGAAGCTAGTGTTCTTGATTGGCCTACAAGAGTTTCTATCATCAGAGGCATTGCAAAAGGTACATATCTATTGTAGCTCAAGTATGTATTAAGACTGTTATGTCTGGTTAAACTCACATGTACTCGGCGTATTTTGATCTGTTATGACTGGAGTATTTTGATCCTTATCAATCTGTTGATCATTTGCAGGTATCGAGTACCTACACAGCAAGAAGAGCAACAAGCCATCACTAGTGCACCAGAACATATCGGCTGAGAAAATTCTTCTTGACCACCATTTCGCTCCACGGCTGTCAGTCCCAGGACTGCACAAGCTCCTTGCCGACGATGTTGTCTTCTCAGCCCTGAAGGCCAGCGCAGCTATGGGTTATCTAGCCCCTGAGTACGCCAACACGGGACGCTTCACCGAGAAGAGCGATGTCTTCGCCTTTGGGATCATTGTTCTCCAGATCATCACAGGCAAGAGGGCCGTCTCACAAGTGAAGATAGGCACTGCCACCAGCGACCTTGAAGGCCTGATAGATCCCAACCTCGGCGGCATCTTCTCGAGGACCGAGGCTGCCAAGCTTGCAGAGGTGGCCACGCATTGCACACACGAAGCAGCAAGTCAGAGGCTGACGATGGATGCTGTGGTTCTGCAACTCATCGGTTGATGCCGAAGATCTGAAATGAGCTGATGAAGATGTCTTTTGGGAGGCCTTTTGTAGTAGTAAGCTGGAGGACGGTAGTGGTCCAGTTGCCACCCTACGAGGTCTTTTGTTGTAGTAACCTGACCTGCTAATGTGGACCATGTCTACACTAATTCACTAGTCACATTCCAAGTGATCTCACTTCTCACCATTTATGTTTAAGCATCACATTCTCTTTGCCACTGTAATATGCTCAAAGATTGTGCATGTATGAGATGATGAACCATTGGTTCTCTAGATTAGTATGCAAAAATGTTGAATGTGTGAGCCATTTGGTTCAAGGATTTTAGCATCTGTAGTGTAAACTTTGATGGCTTTGTGCCACTGCCAGAGTGCCATTGCTTGCATTCAAGTGCTCTACCGTATGTTTAAGGCCTAAAACAATTCTTTTTTTCCAAAAGAATGATTCTGTTCTTTGATTGCTTCCCGTGAAAAGGTTATGTACAGAGAATATATTAGAGCTCTTCTTGGTGTCACGTGTGGATTTGTTTCTCCATCTAGTTATAGTAGGTGTCCGTTTTGTGTCTTCCTCCGCTGATAGGCAAGCGTAGTGTAATTTTATGAAAGAAAAGCATTAATAATCTTGAGTCGAGAAGTGACAAAATGTGGTAGGAAGAGTTTTTTTTTAGGGTACGGAAGAGATGCCAACAGTATACATTTTGTGACATGGAGTTTGTATTTCTTAATTGAATTTGTGGTCAAAATTTAACCCAAAGCACAAGGTGCCCAATAACCACCGAAGGAGAAACTAATAGTTTTCTTTTTAGCAAGTGATAGCTAATATGACAGTGAGATATCTGATGTAGTAAATTATACTCCCTcagtaaacaaatataagagcatttagatcactaaagtaatgatctaaacgctcttatatttctttatggagggagtagttgtaaaCACAAATACGAGgggccaataaacccggacg from Triticum aestivum cultivar Chinese Spring chromosome 4A, IWGSC CS RefSeq v2.1, whole genome shotgun sequence harbors:
- the LOC123087853 gene encoding LRR receptor-like serine/threonine-protein kinase FEI 1; translation: MAAAAASPALSPLLLPLFLLTVLAVAARDEGEARALAALRAALDPAGRVLGSWDRAADPCGGGYVGVACDREGRVTAVSLQGRGLSGTLPPAVAGLRRLRGLYLHYNGLKGPIPREIGGLAELADLYLDVNHLSGPVPAEIAAMANLQVLQLGYNQLTGSIPPQLGNLNKLAVLALQSNQLTGAIPATLGDLTQLTRADLSFNNLFGSIPSKIADVPSLEVFDVRNNTLSGSVPAGLKRLSGGFQYVNNKGLCGAEFISLDLCTSTEDGLRPSKPEPFGPDGTVKTGQVPQSVDPHTTKSAKASAGVLIVGVLAVVIGAAFCGIFAFSYYRRQKQKIGSSLEVSDSRLSTDHFQQKEACRRSASPLISVEYSNGWDTMSGGGCGSSGEVGDSFRFNLEEVECATQYFSEVNLLGKSGFAATFKGILRDGSVVAVKSLNKTSCKQEESDFLRGLKTLTMLRHENLVGLRGFCCSRGRGECFLVYDFMVNGCLSHYLDVKDGSEASVLDWPTRVSIIRGIAKGIEYLHSKKSNKPSLVHQNISAEKILLDHHFAPRLSVPGLHKLLADDVVFSALKASAAMGYLAPEYANTGRFTEKSDVFAFGIIVLQIITGKRAVSQVKIGTATSDLEGLIDPNLGGIFSRTEAAKLAEVATHCTHEAASQRLTMDAVVLQLIG